One Salmo salar unplaced genomic scaffold, Ssal_v3.1, whole genome shotgun sequence genomic region harbors:
- the LOC123731939 gene encoding LOW QUALITY PROTEIN: C-type lectin domain family 4 member F-like (The sequence of the model RefSeq protein was modified relative to this genomic sequence to represent the inferred CDS: deleted 1 base in 1 codon), with the protein MEQHCQEGWRKFDSRLYLLSTEKKTWKESREDCLERGADLVIINSREEQTFLFNLHMRAWIGLTDSVTEGTWKWVDGTTLTTGHWGRGQPDNGGLFSGQQDCVEIYYRQDDPVQTWNDDKCGTNHNWICEKVV; encoded by the exons ATGG AGCAGCATTGtcaggagggatggagaaaatTTGACTCGAGGTTGTACCTCCTCTCTACTGAGAAGAAAACCTggaaggagagcagagaggactgtctggagagaggagcagac ctggtgatcataaacagcagagaggaacag ACATTTCTCTTCAACCTCCACATGAGAGcctggattggtctgactgactctgttactgaggGGACCTGGAAGTGGGTGGACGGCACAACACTGACCACAGG GCACTGGGGGAGAGGACAGCCTGATAATGGTGGTCTGTTCTCTGGgcagcaggactgtgttgagATATACTATAGACAAGATGACCCTGTACAGACATGGAATGATGACAAATGTGGGACAAATCATAACTGGATCTGTGAGAAAGTGGTGTAA